In Nocardia asteroides, the following proteins share a genomic window:
- a CDS encoding AAA family ATPase — translation MSTHTFSARSEAAQLAIADDLLTLLADVATESRPDTRLEALTLAVAADLPVLLWGEPGIGKTAALTQLADSLDLPLTTVIASVHEPSDFSGLPIIGDDPAAHGVPMAPPEWAVRLAKAGRGLLFLDELSTAPPAVQAALLRVVLERRIGALRLPPGVRIVAAANPRSSAADGWELSPPLANRFVHLQWTHDHDVVVRGLGGTWPRATLPQLDPERLPAAVSFARRAVCGLLAARPKLVHQMPTTETRRGGAWASPRSWDMALRLIAFATAAGAGRDVLSILVRGAVGDGPGFELLTSIDRMDLPDPEVLLADPAAADLPERGDLRQAVLDGVVAAVRKRPDRARWDAAWAVLVKAVETGAPDLVVVPATTLATLRRENWDVPAAIERLAGVVSVSRTADRAAERVAERVGR, via the coding sequence ATGTCTACACACACCTTTTCGGCCCGCTCCGAGGCCGCTCAGCTCGCCATCGCCGACGATCTGCTGACCCTGCTGGCCGACGTCGCCACCGAATCGCGCCCCGACACCCGCCTGGAAGCGCTCACCCTCGCCGTGGCCGCCGACCTGCCCGTCCTGCTGTGGGGCGAGCCTGGCATCGGCAAGACCGCGGCGCTGACCCAGCTCGCCGATTCCCTCGATCTGCCCCTGACCACCGTGATCGCGAGCGTGCACGAGCCGTCGGACTTCTCCGGGCTGCCCATCATCGGTGACGATCCCGCCGCGCACGGCGTCCCGATGGCGCCGCCGGAATGGGCGGTGCGGCTGGCGAAAGCCGGACGCGGGCTGCTGTTCCTGGACGAACTGTCCACCGCGCCGCCCGCCGTGCAGGCCGCCCTGCTGCGGGTGGTGCTGGAACGGCGGATCGGCGCGCTGCGGCTCCCGCCCGGCGTCCGGATCGTCGCCGCCGCCAACCCGCGGTCCTCGGCCGCCGACGGCTGGGAACTGAGCCCACCGCTGGCGAACCGCTTCGTGCACCTGCAGTGGACCCACGACCACGACGTCGTCGTCCGCGGCCTCGGCGGCACCTGGCCCCGCGCCACCCTGCCCCAACTTGATCCCGAAAGACTCCCGGCGGCAGTATCTTTCGCGCGGCGCGCGGTGTGTGGACTGCTCGCCGCCCGGCCCAAACTCGTGCATCAGATGCCGACGACCGAAACCCGGCGCGGCGGGGCGTGGGCATCCCCGCGCAGCTGGGACATGGCGCTGCGGCTGATCGCCTTCGCCACCGCCGCGGGTGCGGGTCGCGACGTACTGTCGATCCTGGTGCGGGGCGCGGTCGGCGACGGGCCCGGTTTCGAACTGCTCACCAGCATCGACCGCATGGACCTGCCCGATCCCGAAGTGCTGCTGGCCGATCCGGCCGCGGCCGACCTGCCCGAGCGCGGCGACCTGCGGCAAGCCGTACTCGACGGGGTGGTGGCCGCGGTGCGCAAGCGGCCGGACCGGGCGCGCTGGGACGCGGCGTGGGCGGTCCTGGTCAAGGCCGTGGAGACCGGAGCACCCGATCTGGTGGTCGTGCCCGCGACCACGCTGGCCACCCTGCGGCGCGAGAACTGGGACGTGCCCGCCGCGATCGAACGGCTGGCCGGCGTGGTGTCGGTGTCGCGCACCGCCGACCGGGCGGCCGAGCGGGTCGCCGAGCGGGTGGGCCGATGA
- a CDS encoding glyceraldehyde-3-phosphate dehydrogenase: protein MIPIIGTLYRSKGVTILLHSRSLVNKSVISILRTHRFARQIEGEELSVDETLPFLQVLNTLDLGPCKIDLGQLVTAYRADERGLSVAEFAEVALADVIGAGAGSPGPRDVVLYGFGRIGRLVTRLLIEKAGSGNGLNLRAVVVRKGGDEDLAKRASLLRRDSVHGAFNGTIKVDTDNDTITANGNVIKFIYSDDPNSIDYTEYGISDAILIDNTGRWRDRDGLSQHLRPGIAKVVLTAPGKGDVPNIVHGVNHRGLDLTQQIFSCASCTTNAIVPPLKAMDDEFGILRGHVETVHSFTNDQNLLDNYHKADRRGRSAPFNLVLTETGAASAVAKAMPDFKAKITGNSIRVPTPDVSVAILNLHLAQETTREAVLEYLREASLHGPLSRNLDYTAATDVVSSDFIGSRAAAIIDANATIVEGDTAILYVWYDNEFGYSCQVVRTVQFISGIEYPTYPLVTAQAEVREPVAADAG, encoded by the coding sequence ATGATCCCGATCATCGGCACCCTGTACCGCAGCAAGGGCGTGACGATCCTGCTGCACAGCCGATCGCTCGTGAACAAGTCGGTGATCAGCATCCTGCGGACGCACCGGTTCGCGCGGCAGATCGAGGGCGAAGAGCTGTCGGTGGACGAGACCCTGCCCTTCCTGCAGGTGCTGAACACCCTCGACCTCGGTCCCTGCAAGATCGACCTCGGTCAGCTCGTCACCGCCTACCGGGCCGACGAGCGCGGCCTGTCGGTCGCCGAGTTCGCCGAGGTGGCGCTGGCCGACGTGATCGGCGCCGGCGCCGGGTCGCCCGGCCCGCGGGACGTGGTCCTCTACGGTTTCGGCCGCATCGGCCGCCTGGTGACCCGTCTGCTCATCGAGAAGGCCGGCTCCGGCAACGGCCTGAACCTGCGGGCCGTCGTGGTCCGCAAGGGCGGCGACGAGGACCTGGCCAAGCGCGCCTCGCTGCTGCGCCGCGACTCGGTGCACGGCGCCTTCAACGGCACGATCAAGGTCGACACCGACAACGACACGATCACCGCCAACGGCAACGTCATCAAGTTCATCTACAGCGACGACCCGAACTCGATCGACTACACCGAGTACGGCATCAGCGACGCGATCCTGATCGACAACACCGGCCGCTGGCGCGACCGTGACGGGCTGTCCCAGCACCTGCGCCCCGGCATCGCCAAGGTGGTGCTGACCGCGCCGGGCAAGGGCGACGTCCCCAACATCGTGCACGGCGTCAACCACCGCGGCCTGGACCTGACCCAGCAGATCTTCTCCTGCGCCTCCTGCACGACCAACGCGATCGTGCCGCCGCTCAAGGCGATGGACGACGAGTTCGGCATCCTGCGCGGCCACGTCGAGACGGTGCACTCGTTCACCAACGACCAGAACCTGCTGGACAACTACCACAAGGCCGACCGTCGCGGCCGGTCCGCGCCGTTCAACCTGGTGCTCACCGAGACCGGCGCCGCCTCCGCGGTCGCCAAGGCGATGCCGGACTTCAAGGCCAAGATCACCGGCAACTCGATCCGCGTTCCCACGCCGGACGTGTCCGTCGCGATCCTGAACCTGCACCTGGCGCAGGAGACCACCCGCGAGGCGGTGCTCGAGTACCTGCGTGAGGCGTCGCTGCACGGCCCGCTGAGCCGCAACCTCGACTACACCGCCGCCACCGACGTGGTGTCGAGCGACTTCATCGGCTCGCGCGCCGCGGCGATCATCGACGCCAACGCGACCATCGTCGAGGGCGACACCGCGATCCTCTACGTCTGGTACGACAACGAGTTCGGCTACTCGTGCCAGGTGGTCCGCACCGTGCAGTTCATCTCCGGGATCGAGTACCCGACCTACCCGCTGGTGACGGCGCAGGCCGAGGTGCGCGAGCCGGTCGCCGCCGACGCGGGCTAG
- the mraY gene encoding phospho-N-acetylmuramoyl-pentapeptide-transferase, with translation MRQILLSAGIALFVTITLTPVLIRVFARRGFGQEIRIDGPASHQTKRGTPTMGGLAIGAGVWAGFLGSHLIGLLWDAPGPSASGVLVLLLASALGMVGFLDDSIKLRKHRNLGLTAAGKYLGQIGAAVVFAVLALRFPGATGLTPASNNLSYVRDINTIAFGSLIFVAFICLLVVAWSNAVNITDGLDGLAAGSMSLTLGAYVVITLWQYENSCELGPGRGCYNVRDPLDLAVVSAAAAGACIGFLWWNAAPAKIFMGDTGSLGLGGLVAGLSITSRTELLAVVLGALFVAEILSVLLQIVVFRTTHTRLFRMAPFHHHFELNNWPETAVIIRFWVLAGIASAIGLCLFYGEYITAL, from the coding sequence TTGAGGCAGATCCTGTTGTCGGCGGGGATCGCCCTGTTCGTCACCATCACCCTCACCCCCGTGCTGATCCGGGTGTTCGCCCGGCGCGGCTTCGGCCAGGAGATCCGGATCGACGGACCGGCCAGCCATCAGACCAAACGCGGCACCCCCACCATGGGCGGCCTCGCGATCGGCGCCGGCGTCTGGGCGGGCTTCCTCGGTTCGCACCTGATCGGGTTGCTGTGGGACGCGCCGGGTCCCAGCGCCTCCGGCGTCCTGGTCCTGCTGCTGGCCTCGGCACTGGGCATGGTCGGTTTCCTCGACGACTCGATCAAACTGCGCAAGCACCGCAACCTCGGACTCACCGCGGCGGGCAAATATCTCGGGCAGATCGGCGCCGCCGTCGTGTTCGCGGTCCTGGCGCTGCGCTTCCCCGGCGCCACCGGGCTCACCCCGGCGAGCAACAACCTCTCCTATGTCCGCGACATCAACACCATCGCGTTCGGTTCGCTGATCTTCGTCGCGTTCATCTGCCTGCTGGTGGTGGCCTGGTCCAACGCGGTCAACATCACCGACGGACTCGACGGGCTCGCCGCCGGCTCGATGAGCCTGACCCTCGGCGCCTACGTGGTGATCACGCTGTGGCAGTACGAGAACTCCTGCGAACTCGGCCCTGGTCGCGGCTGCTACAACGTGCGCGACCCGCTCGATCTCGCGGTGGTCAGCGCCGCGGCCGCGGGCGCCTGCATCGGATTCCTGTGGTGGAACGCCGCACCCGCCAAGATCTTCATGGGCGACACCGGCTCGCTCGGCCTCGGCGGCCTGGTCGCCGGGCTGTCGATCACCAGCCGCACCGAACTGCTCGCGGTGGTGCTCGGCGCGCTGTTCGTCGCCGAGATCCTGTCGGTGCTGCTGCAGATCGTCGTCTTCCGCACCACGCACACGCGGCTGTTCCGGATGGCGCCGTTCCATCACCACTTCGAACTGAACAACTGGCCCGAAACCGCGGTGATCATCCGGTTCTGGGTGCTGGCGGGCATCGCCTCGGCGATCGGGCTGTGCCTGTTCTACGGCGAGTACATCACCGCGCTGTAG
- a CDS encoding sigma-70 family RNA polymerase sigma factor, with protein MSAGRELDNDIAGDVSFELEELDELVAELLAEHAERAARDARIVALRLGIGGQRPETLTRIGARYDLARDRVRQLYAKAIGRIVRDAARSGHRCGTVFEHRYPRDAGDLRLVRQLLGETYATDTDLVAMEWSYLKLRLAGHDQADAKRVAGYVMQRILGWQKKTASMLAKLHPVDAPDDLGPLLDDVDWPTGPAAPLPTASARVADADDEGRGRFYLATAGREVAYDSALAARLLRTLDTSPLVAAFHEEPTALTYQFDGADHVHYPTVAAQLTDGRIVLIDVVPLGRIAFHHTRIQSELGRAYAHEHGWGWLTWTGSALGPDQLRARATDPAVEQRLTAELARGPYDRRALAALRAETGLELLDLAGLVLRNDWRWDRTPLRLSASPGRPPSP; from the coding sequence GTGAGTGCCGGCAGGGAACTCGACAACGACATCGCCGGCGATGTCTCCTTCGAGCTCGAGGAACTCGACGAACTGGTCGCCGAACTACTGGCCGAGCATGCCGAACGCGCCGCCAGGGACGCGCGGATCGTCGCGCTGCGCCTGGGGATCGGCGGTCAGCGGCCGGAAACGCTCACCCGCATCGGCGCCAGGTACGACCTGGCCCGCGACCGTGTCCGCCAGCTCTACGCCAAGGCGATCGGCCGGATCGTGCGGGACGCGGCCCGCTCCGGCCATCGCTGCGGCACCGTGTTCGAGCACCGCTACCCGCGCGACGCGGGTGATCTGCGGCTCGTGCGGCAGCTGCTCGGCGAGACCTACGCGACCGACACCGACCTGGTGGCGATGGAATGGTCCTACCTGAAGCTGCGGCTGGCCGGGCACGACCAGGCCGACGCCAAACGCGTCGCGGGCTACGTGATGCAGCGAATCCTGGGCTGGCAGAAGAAGACCGCCAGCATGCTGGCCAAACTCCACCCGGTGGACGCCCCCGACGACCTCGGTCCGCTGCTCGACGACGTCGACTGGCCCACCGGCCCGGCGGCGCCGCTGCCCACCGCCTCGGCCCGGGTCGCCGACGCCGACGACGAGGGCCGCGGCCGGTTCTATCTGGCCACCGCGGGCCGCGAGGTCGCCTACGACTCCGCGCTGGCCGCGCGACTGCTGCGGACCCTCGACACCAGCCCGCTGGTCGCGGCCTTCCACGAGGAGCCGACCGCGCTCACCTACCAGTTCGACGGCGCCGACCACGTGCACTACCCCACCGTCGCCGCCCAGCTCACCGACGGGCGGATCGTTCTGATCGACGTGGTCCCGCTCGGCCGGATCGCCTTCCATCACACCAGAATCCAGAGCGAGCTGGGCCGCGCGTACGCGCACGAGCACGGCTGGGGGTGGCTCACCTGGACCGGCAGCGCACTCGGCCCGGACCAATTGCGCGCCCGCGCCACCGATCCCGCCGTGGAGCAGCGCCTCACCGCCGAGCTGGCGCGCGGGCCCTACGACCGGCGCGCGCTGGCCGCGCTACGCGCCGAGACCGGCCTCGAGCTGCTCGACCTGGCCGGGCTCGTGCTGCGCAACGACTGGCGGTGGGACCGAACGCCGTTGCGGCTCAGCGCGTCACCAGGGCGCCCGCCATCACCGTGA
- a CDS encoding LysR family transcriptional regulator, producing the protein MDALDLNLLLALDALLDTHSVTESARRLHTSTSAMSRTLTRLRTVLGDPLLVRSGRQLVPTPRALELRHDVAALVDQARLLLTARDATGAGRTREFVVRATDSVSARLSGPLLAAVRAQLPGVTVRLLAADPADTAVALRDGRVDVEVGMLGQTDPETVVTRLFADRWVGLAAADHPFGTDRPTVAAYASAPHLEVSATGRTHSPIDDRLALHGRTRRVVATVPDLSTALFTVATTDLVCPAPELLSRPARAALGLTMFEIPLPLPAPVVAMAWHPRNSADAGHRALRDLIADVLRDTPRPELVPVAAPA; encoded by the coding sequence GTGGACGCGCTGGACCTGAACCTGTTGCTCGCCCTCGACGCGCTGCTCGACACCCACAGCGTGACCGAGTCGGCCCGGCGGCTGCACACCTCGACCTCGGCGATGAGCCGCACCCTCACCCGGCTGCGCACCGTCCTGGGCGACCCGCTGCTCGTCCGCTCCGGCAGACAGCTGGTGCCCACCCCGCGCGCCCTGGAACTACGCCACGACGTCGCGGCCCTGGTCGACCAGGCGCGGTTGCTGCTGACCGCCCGCGACGCCACCGGTGCCGGGCGCACCCGCGAATTCGTCGTCCGCGCCACCGATTCGGTGTCGGCCCGGCTGTCCGGCCCGCTGCTGGCCGCGGTGCGCGCCCAGCTGCCCGGGGTGACGGTGCGCCTGCTCGCCGCCGACCCGGCCGACACCGCGGTGGCGCTGCGCGACGGACGGGTCGACGTCGAGGTCGGCATGCTCGGCCAGACCGATCCCGAGACCGTGGTGACCCGCCTGTTCGCCGACCGCTGGGTGGGTTTGGCCGCCGCGGACCACCCGTTCGGCACCGACCGCCCCACTGTCGCCGCCTACGCGTCCGCGCCGCACCTGGAGGTCTCGGCCACCGGCCGCACCCACAGTCCCATCGACGACCGCCTGGCGCTGCACGGCCGCACCCGCCGCGTGGTCGCCACGGTGCCCGACCTGTCGACGGCCCTGTTCACCGTCGCCACCACCGACCTGGTCTGTCCCGCACCGGAACTGCTGTCCCGGCCCGCCCGCGCGGCGCTGGGCCTGACCATGTTCGAGATCCCGCTGCCCCTGCCCGCCCCCGTGGTGGCGATGGCCTGGCATCCACGCAATTCCGCCGACGCGGGTCACCGCGCCCTGCGCGACCTCATCGCCGACGTTCTGCGCGACACCCCGCGACCCGAGCTGGTGCCGGTCGCGGCGCCTGCCTAG
- a CDS encoding flavin-containing monooxygenase codes for MTSGSRIGIVGAGVAGLACAKVLSRAGFPVEVFDRAPDVGGVWSATRRYPGLRAQNSKFTYHFSDHPMPEDYPRWPDGQQVQAYLAGYVSEFGLGPHLRLGTEVVAADPVDSGWLLEIRDANGAHRTSCDHLIVANGVFSDPVMPALPGEAAFRAAGGRLCHVSEFHDAEWARDRSVVVIGYGKSACDVAEAVSHVADETSVVARTLTWKMPRTFGYGADYERLLLTRMGESHFRSRFPYRAERLLDALALRQANLDLVQERVIRVQRLRELNLVPEGSISDIATSSASLATEGFVEQIEAGRIAVHRDTEVTELIGGQHGPAVRLSDGSLKLAEIVVCATGYRQEVPFLTPFVRRSLTDEAGDFRLYRNILPVEIPNLSFAGYNNSNVSTLNAEVGAHWIAGLLTGKFVPPMPEQMNTEIDERLAWSRERSGGEHAHGASVVPFSLTNVDEMLDDLGRPLPLTSRLAQWVRPVRPATYRRVLRETPVQAPTAPAPAPVAER; via the coding sequence ATGACGAGCGGTAGCCGCATCGGGATCGTCGGTGCGGGAGTTGCGGGTTTGGCCTGCGCGAAGGTGTTGAGTCGAGCGGGGTTCCCGGTCGAGGTGTTCGACCGGGCCCCTGACGTCGGAGGTGTGTGGAGCGCCACCCGCCGCTATCCGGGCCTGCGCGCGCAGAACAGCAAATTCACGTACCACTTCAGTGATCACCCGATGCCGGAGGACTACCCGCGCTGGCCCGACGGCCAGCAGGTGCAGGCCTACCTCGCCGGCTACGTCAGCGAGTTCGGCCTCGGCCCACACCTGCGCCTCGGCACCGAGGTGGTCGCCGCCGACCCGGTCGACAGCGGGTGGCTGCTCGAGATCCGTGACGCGAACGGCGCGCACCGCACCTCCTGCGATCACCTGATCGTCGCCAACGGCGTGTTCAGCGACCCGGTCATGCCCGCGCTGCCCGGCGAGGCGGCCTTCCGCGCCGCGGGCGGACGGCTGTGTCACGTGTCGGAGTTCCACGATGCCGAGTGGGCGCGCGACCGTTCCGTCGTCGTGATCGGCTACGGCAAGTCGGCCTGCGACGTCGCCGAGGCCGTCAGCCACGTGGCCGACGAGACCAGCGTCGTCGCGCGCACGCTGACCTGGAAGATGCCGCGCACCTTCGGCTACGGCGCCGACTACGAACGGCTGCTGCTGACCCGGATGGGCGAGTCGCACTTCCGGTCCCGCTTCCCGTATCGCGCCGAGCGGCTGCTCGACGCGCTGGCGCTGCGGCAGGCCAACCTGGACCTGGTGCAGGAGCGGGTGATCCGCGTGCAGCGGCTGCGCGAGCTGAACCTGGTGCCCGAGGGCTCGATCTCCGACATCGCCACCAGCAGTGCGAGCCTGGCCACCGAGGGCTTCGTCGAGCAGATCGAGGCGGGCCGGATCGCGGTGCACCGCGACACCGAGGTCACCGAGCTGATCGGCGGCCAGCACGGGCCCGCGGTGCGGTTGTCCGACGGCAGCCTGAAACTGGCCGAGATCGTCGTGTGCGCCACCGGATACCGGCAGGAGGTGCCGTTCCTCACCCCGTTCGTGCGGCGCAGCCTCACCGACGAGGCGGGCGACTTCCGGCTCTACCGCAACATCCTGCCCGTGGAGATCCCCAACCTGAGCTTCGCCGGCTACAACAACTCCAATGTGAGCACGCTGAACGCCGAGGTCGGCGCGCACTGGATCGCCGGGCTGCTCACCGGGAAGTTCGTGCCGCCGATGCCCGAGCAGATGAACACCGAGATCGACGAGCGCCTGGCCTGGTCGCGGGAACGCAGCGGCGGCGAGCACGCCCACGGCGCCTCGGTGGTGCCGTTCTCGCTGACCAATGTCGACGAGATGCTCGACGACCTCGGCAGGCCGCTGCCGTTGACCAGCCGCCTGGCGCAGTGGGTGCGTCCCGTGCGGCCCGCCACCTACCGCCGCGTGCTGCGCGAGACCCCGGTGCAGGCGCCCACGGCCCCGGCACCGGCTCCGGTAGCGGAGCGATAG
- a CDS encoding GNAT family N-acetyltransferase, with product MTNSSVVVDRAGLWDAEELSDVAAATFPLACPPEASQGDIEIFLEQMLSGERFGEYLSDPRRTVLKAVEGDEIVGYAMLVAGTPNDPEVADLLSRGPVVELSKLYVLPGHHGSGVAGALMAAAVATAREAGAVALWLGVNQANERAQKFYAKHGFARVGTKTLTVGNQVHDDYVFERELS from the coding sequence ATGACCAACAGTTCCGTCGTGGTGGATCGGGCCGGGCTCTGGGACGCCGAGGAGCTCAGCGATGTCGCCGCGGCGACGTTCCCGCTCGCGTGCCCGCCCGAGGCCAGTCAGGGCGACATCGAGATCTTCCTCGAGCAGATGCTCTCGGGCGAGCGATTCGGCGAGTACCTGTCGGATCCGCGGCGCACCGTGCTCAAGGCGGTCGAGGGCGACGAGATCGTCGGCTACGCCATGCTCGTCGCGGGCACGCCGAATGATCCCGAGGTCGCGGACCTGCTCAGCCGGGGGCCCGTCGTGGAGCTGAGCAAGCTCTACGTGCTGCCCGGCCACCACGGCAGCGGGGTGGCCGGCGCGCTGATGGCGGCGGCGGTGGCGACCGCGCGCGAGGCGGGTGCGGTGGCACTGTGGCTGGGCGTGAACCAGGCCAACGAGCGGGCGCAGAAGTTCTACGCCAAGCACGGTTTCGCGCGGGTGGGCACCAAGACCCTCACCGTCGGCAACCAGGTGCACGACGACTACGTGTTCGAACGCGAGCTCAGCTGA
- a CDS encoding tyrosine-protein phosphatase yields the protein MIRSRAVHASLAAATGMAVLLGPVVAGPALAAPVGGETTVADRLLGLSGVQNARDAGGYRTVDGHQVRTGLVFRTGALDKATPEDLARLSALGVRVVDDLRTGYERNLAPDRLPAGAVGHSYDVIGQAPPLILAGALFGGEGMYRAFITAPGANEAFAAVLRDIIAADGAGVLYHCSAGKDRTGWTSAVLLTLLGVDRATVTADYLASNAYRNAAPADPLNGVQQSWLDAAFDQANQSYGSFDGYVRDGLGLTGADITALRAALLS from the coding sequence GTGATCCGTAGCCGTGCCGTGCACGCGAGTCTGGCCGCCGCGACCGGGATGGCGGTGCTGCTCGGGCCGGTCGTCGCGGGCCCGGCGCTGGCCGCGCCCGTGGGCGGCGAGACCACCGTCGCCGACCGGCTGCTGGGGCTGTCCGGTGTCCAGAACGCCAGGGACGCGGGCGGATACCGCACCGTCGACGGTCACCAGGTTCGGACGGGCCTGGTGTTCCGCACCGGCGCGCTGGACAAGGCCACCCCCGAGGACCTGGCCCGGCTGAGCGCGCTCGGCGTGCGCGTCGTCGACGACCTGCGCACCGGCTACGAACGCAACCTGGCCCCCGACCGGCTGCCCGCGGGCGCCGTCGGCCACTCCTACGACGTGATCGGGCAGGCGCCGCCGCTGATCCTGGCCGGTGCCCTGTTCGGCGGGGAGGGCATGTACCGCGCCTTCATCACCGCCCCCGGCGCGAACGAGGCCTTCGCCGCGGTGCTGCGCGACATCATCGCCGCCGACGGCGCGGGCGTGCTGTATCACTGCAGCGCGGGCAAGGACCGCACCGGCTGGACCTCGGCGGTCCTGCTGACGCTGCTCGGCGTCGACCGGGCCACCGTCACCGCGGACTACCTGGCCTCCAACGCCTACCGCAACGCCGCGCCCGCCGACCCGCTCAACGGGGTGCAGCAGAGCTGGCTCGACGCGGCGTTCGACCAGGCGAACCAGTCCTACGGCAGTTTCGACGGCTATGTCCGCGACGGCCTGGGCCTGACCGGCGCCGACATCACCGCACTGCGGGCCGCGCTGCTCAGCTGA
- the zapE gene encoding cell division protein ZapE: protein MQERLVDRHPEVPADQLVAQMVPPPMFDEVSFASYIPDPKEPSQAAAVAKAEEFAGQVAKIHKAASKKSLFGKKKAVSGAGLYLDGGFGVGKTHLLASIFHSAPAPKSFGTFGELTNLVGALGFVNAVERLSGNSLLCIDEFELDDPGDTTMVSRLLTELSAAGVSIAATSNTLPSQLGEGRFAAQDFLREIKKLGSIFQPVRVDGPDYRHRDLPPAPEPTSAEVLAERAATTPGSTLDDYDALLKHLSTLHPSKYGALINGVSSVFISGVHPVTDQAVALRIVVLADRLYDASIPVTVSGAKLDEIFSQEMLDGGYRKKYLRAISRLLALSRFEAAAA from the coding sequence ATGCAAGAACGCCTCGTCGATCGCCATCCGGAGGTCCCGGCCGACCAGCTCGTCGCGCAGATGGTGCCCCCGCCCATGTTCGACGAGGTGAGCTTCGCCTCCTACATTCCCGACCCCAAGGAACCGAGCCAGGCCGCCGCGGTGGCCAAAGCCGAGGAATTCGCGGGTCAGGTCGCCAAGATCCACAAGGCGGCGTCCAAGAAGAGCCTGTTCGGGAAGAAGAAGGCCGTCAGCGGCGCGGGCCTCTACCTCGACGGCGGGTTCGGCGTCGGCAAGACCCACCTGCTCGCCTCGATCTTCCACAGCGCGCCCGCGCCCAAGTCCTTCGGCACCTTCGGCGAGCTCACCAACCTGGTGGGCGCGCTGGGCTTCGTGAACGCCGTCGAGCGCCTGTCCGGCAACAGCCTGCTGTGCATCGACGAGTTCGAGCTCGACGATCCGGGCGACACCACCATGGTCTCGCGGCTGCTCACCGAGCTGTCGGCGGCGGGCGTCTCCATCGCCGCCACCTCCAACACGCTGCCCAGCCAGCTGGGTGAGGGCCGCTTCGCCGCCCAGGACTTCCTGCGCGAGATCAAGAAGCTGGGCTCGATCTTCCAGCCGGTGCGCGTCGACGGACCCGACTACCGCCACCGCGACCTGCCGCCCGCCCCCGAGCCGACCTCGGCCGAGGTGCTGGCCGAACGGGCCGCCACCACACCGGGTTCCACCCTCGACGACTACGACGCGCTGCTGAAGCACCTGAGCACGCTGCACCCGTCCAAGTACGGCGCCCTGATCAACGGGGTGAGCTCGGTGTTCATCTCCGGCGTCCACCCGGTCACCGACCAGGCCGTCGCGCTGCGCATCGTCGTGCTGGCCGACCGCCTCTACGACGCCAGCATCCCGGTGACGGTGTCCGGCGCCAAGCTCGACGAGATCTTCTCCCAGGAGATGCTCGACGGCGGCTACCGCAAGAAGTACCTGCGCGCGATCTCGCGTCTGCTGGCACTGTCGCGCTTCGAGGCCGCCGCCGCGTAG